In Lacinutrix sp. Bg11-31, the DNA window CAGCACTATCTAATTGTTTTGTGTTTAAATAATTTTCTAATAAATGGTTTGCTTCGGTTATAATACTACTAGAACTCCCATTGTTTTCTAGATTATGTTTAAGAGATTTTTTAAAGTATTGATTAGATAAAGTATATTTTTTTTGGCTTTTTAAAACTTCGGCTAGTAAGCTGTATGTTCTATTTATTCTTTTAATATCATCTGCTTTTTTTAGTTCAAGTATTTCTATGCTTTTTTTATAATACTCTTTTGCTAAATCATATTTCCCGTCATTAAAATACGTTTTAGCTACAAAGCTATATGCACTTGTTAATAGCTCGGTATGATACGAATTCAATTCTTCGGTTTTTAAATTTTTGGTAGTATTAATTATCTTTTTAAATGCTTTTCTAGATTTGGCATAATCATTTATTATAAAGTAATAGATACCCTTATCTTGGTTTATAGAATTGGTGTAGAATAAAGCGTTTTCTGTTTCGTTTAATGCTTTTTTATTTTTTATTAGAATTGAATCCAGTTGTATGAAATTGACTTTCATTTTATCTAAATCGTAAAAATGGGCTGCACTTTTGTTAAAAGCGTTCAAGCTATTTATTAAAGATTCGAAATCATTTTTTTTTGTTGCTTCGAAATTTATTTTATTAAAATAGTGGTATGCAGAATCTTTGTTAGAATACACATGTTTATATGCTTTTGTATATAGAGCATACATCTTATTCTCATAAATAGAATCATTAGTATTTTGACCAATAGTTTGATTTATTGAAAATAAAAGAAATAAAATAAGCAAATTAATTCTCATAAAAAAAAGTCTTCAAAACGAATTGAAGACTAATTTACAAATATTTAAGTTATTAATATACAGTTGATTATTCTTATAGATCCTGAAAATTGCTTAGAAACGAATAGCTGCCATTTTCTGTTTGTACTGTAATCATAGCCTCACCAGTGAAATCGCTTTGAGATAATTCAAAAGTTTGATATCTACCTAAACCATTAGTATTTGCTATTGTGCTTATTTGCGAATTAGCATTTGTGTTTATTAAAGTACTTTGATCTGCAACAGTGGTAATAGTTAAACTCATTTGGTCTGTTCCAGGTTGCAAAACAATATTACTAACAGTATTATATATGTCTAAACATAAACAAGGCAATGGAGCAGGAAGAGGAGGAATAACAGGATTTATAATAAAAAATGCGTTTTCAGGACTAACAATAGAGTTAGCTTCTTCTTCGTTATTTACTATTTGGGCACTGGCTTCTACTATGCTTGCTTGCGCATCATTATAACCAGGATCGCTATCTGGAATTTGCTGCCAAGCTACTATTTGCAATTCTAACTCTGTGTTTTTTGTTTCTAAATAATATATACGTAAGTCGCCTTCGTAAATATAATTGGTAGTTGTAAATTCTACTTGTTCAGGTTCTTGTTCTGGGTTAAGGGTATCATCTTCATCACAACTTACATTGGTAAAAAAAATAAAGGATAATACTGCTAATACTACATAACGTTTTTTCATGGTTTTTAATGTTTAAAAGTTGTTTTGTAGTTAGTTTATAATATAGGAAGTATTAAAGTTAACATTTTTAATATGAAAAATAACTAAAATTGTGTGAATAGCCTGATTGTGTGTTTTTTAGGTAGGTTGTTTTATATAGTTGGTAAATAGTGGTTAATTAATCTCGTACAATAAAATACTATTACTATTACCTTTAGTAACAAACTCTAAAGACTTATCTCTGTCAATATTATCTAATTCTATAGATGAATTTCCATACACAGGAAAATTTTCGATAAGTTTTGCTTGGCTATCAAATAGTAGTACTTTTTGCGATTGTAAATCGGTTACAGAAATATAGATTTTATCCTTTATATAAAATATCTTTACAGGAGAGTAATTACCTAAATCTAACTCTAATGTTTCACTTTTTATGTTAAGAATATTTTCGTTTTGAGAAGCTAAAGTCTTAGTGGTAGCCGCTAAATGATGGTTTTCTGTTAAATTATATGGTTTAGTGTTAACCTTTCCTTTCTGGTCGATACTAATTATTTTGCCATCTGCAGTTGTAGTTGTAAAGGTGCTGTTATAGCTAAAAACAGGTTCGTTAGATAGCTCTAAATTAGAATCTAGTTTTATTCTAGTTTGCCCTCTTCTATTTAGAATATTAAGTTTCTTATCTGTTTTAATAAGTATGTAGTCCTTGTTGCCTATTCTAATATGTTGCGGCTGATGGTTAATTGTATTCTTGGCCGAAGAAAATTTAAAACCCTTAACCGTTTTTCCTTTGGCATCGTATAGCAACACATTCTTACCTTGTGTTACAAAAAGACGATAGTTTTTCCTTTTATCGTAATCAAAAACAGAAAGAGGTTGTGTAATTTTATCATTAAACTTTAGAGGATAGCCAGTAACATCTCTTCCTGTTCTATCTAGTAAATAAACGCGGTTTGGTGTAGCAAACACGAATTGTAATCTTCCATTTTTGTAAATATCTAGTTGTTCTATCTTACCTAGAACAGGACCATTAAGTTGTTTCTTCCACAGTATGTTGCCAATATTCGAAATTAAATACAACTTGTTATTTATATCTTGAACTATAATCTCTTTTTGTTTTGTTCTATGGTTGGTTACAAATTGTGGATTGTTTAACAAATCTGCATCTAGGCTAATATTTAATAATTCTGTAACAGCATTAGGTTCAATTTTTACTTTGTTCTTTTTAATAGCACCATGAAGGTGTGCGTAATGTGTATCGTAAACAAATTGCAATGCCGAAATTTTATAATCTTTAAAAGTACTTTCTAAATGAGTGTCTAAATTTAAATCTAGTAAATCTTTAAGCTTGTCATTACTTAAAATTTGCAAGATTGAAGATTCGTTACTAAGGTCTTTGGTTATATTCTTATAATAATCGCGACTGCTTAAAGTTGTTTTGTTTAAGTAATTGGCAATAATGTTTTCTAGCGTTTCTGTGTTTTTTGCAAAAATAAAAAACTGATCTATTGTACAATAGTATTTAGCTTCGCTATAATTTATTAAAGGATAGAAAGTGGTTTCAAATAATTCAGGTTTACTAAAATCGTAAATAGGAACTTGTCTAAAGTTCTCCACCTCATTGTGTTCGCTAACAAGATTGTCTTTAGTAGAAATAACATCAATAGAGTTTAAAACAATGGCTTGGTTTTCTCCTGTATATATTGTGCCAATTTCAATAATATTATCGAATAAGTTAGTAGTTGTTGTGCTATCCTCTTTTTTATTGAAAGTATCTAAATTACTTTTAAAGGACTTAAAATCATTAAAAGTGAAGCTCAAAAAACCATCAGAATTATTTGGAGTAATTTTAGCTAATTCGTTTTCCTGCGGAACTGTGTTTTTAAAAATATTAATTAACTTTTTAGAGGAATCTAATGCTTTGGTAATTCCATTAAAAAGTATTTCGTCTTGAGAAATAACGGCATCAATAGAAGTGTAATCACTAAAGTCTTTAAAAGGAAGAGCTTCCGAATTGAAAAAGGATTGTATTAAATTATCATTCGTGTTACCTAAAATTATCGAAACGGTATTGTCGTTGTTTATAGTATTAATAATTTTCTGGCGTTCTTCATTTTTACTCTTTTTAGTTAAAACAGTTTCTAAAAGTGTTTTATTAGAAGCTGCAATAGCAATACTGTCTTTAAAAGTAGTATACAGTATTTCGTTATTAAGCGTTATTTTTTGTGCAGGTTTATTTGCAATCTGTAAAGATTCAATTTTATAATTAGGTAAAGAATCTACAGAGAAAAGATTGTCAACTTGCTTTGTAGAAATTGTAAACTGAAGGCTGTCGTTCTTATCTTTTAAAAAAGAAAGTACAACTGGGTTTTCGGTGTTTATATGCTCTAAGTAATTTAGTTTTTTTGAAATACTTTTATAGGCTGAAGAAGGCATAATGCCATTAATAAAGGCGTTATTATTAATATTGGTTTCTAAACTTTCAGTATCGTTTATAGTCACAATAATTGAAGCATCATCAGGAACAAAATCGTAAATAGATGCTTTTTTAAAGCTGTTACTATTACAGCTAAATAATAAAGTTAATAGGATTAATATTAGATAAATACGCTTCATTATATAATTAAGGGATTTTTGCACATTCAAAATTACAATTCTAATTTTAATTGTTCGGGTAAAAGTCTAAAGCTTTTTCTGTGGTATTTAGTAGCACCATGTTTTCTAATAGCTTCTCTATGTTCTTTAGTTGGGTAACCTTTGTTTTTTTTCCAATTATACATTGGGAATTCTTCATGGATTTTACACATGTATGCATCGCGATATGTTTTTGCTAATACCGAAGCAGCTGCAATACTGGAATATTTACTATCTCCTTTTATTATAGTCTCAAATGGAATATCATTTAAAGGTTTAAACCTATTACCATCAACAATTATAAATTCAGGAGTAGGATCTAATTTTAATATTGAACGTTGCATAGCTAAAATTGAAGCATTAAGGATGTTTATTTCATCAATCTCTTCTTCAAAAACATGAGTGAACGCAAACGAAACGGCTTTATCTTCTATAATAGGTTTCAAGAAATCGCGTTTAGTTTCAGAAAGTTGCTTAGAGTCATTAAGAATTTTGTTCTTAAAGTTTTTGGGTAAAATTACTGCAGCAGCAGTAACAGGTCCAGCAAGGCAACCTCTGCCAGCTTCGTCAGTTCCACATTCTAGTTTGAATTTCGAAAATTTTAATTTTAGCATTTTAAAAGTTTAAACAAGTTCATTTATAATATTCTTAACAAAAAACAGTATAATTAATTGTAATATTATCATTCATTTTCAAGTTTCTTTAATATACTTAAGCGTTTCTATGTTTATTTACCAAACAGATTGAGATATTTCATATTTTTGGCAAAACTTTAAATTTTAACCTCCTCATTGTATTGCAAGGTTAAAAATAGATATCATTTAATGAATAAAATAATTTTTACACTTTTTTTAATATGTTTCGTTAGCATAAGCTATGCTCAAACAGAACCAAAACCAGGGAGAATAGATAAGACTTCAAAGAGTTTTTCTAATACTAAAAATAGTGATAGTCTTTCCAGAGGAGCTTCCAAAAACACAAGTAAAAAGAAGATAGAAGCGAAAATTACCGACTACCTAATTATATCTCATAAAAACGATACTACTTATGTAGATACTACACTTACAATCCAAAAAGAATACAAATACAATTACCTTAGAAAAGACGAATTTAATTTAATGCCTTTCTCTAATATTGGGCAAACATATAATACATTAAGTGAAGATTTTCAAAGCATCTCATTAATGCCAGAATTTGGAGCAAAGGCAAGGCATTTCAATTACATGGAAATTGAGGATATTTACTATTATCATGTCCCAACACCTTTAACAGAGTTAATGTATAAATCGGCTTTCGAACAAGGCCAATTGTTAGATGCTCTTTTTACGGTTAATACATCAAAGCAGTTTAATTTTTCTATAGCCTACAAAGGCATGCGTTCTTTAGGTAATTACCAACATATTTTAACAAGTACAGGTAATTTTAGATTAACCACAAGCTATAAAACTAAAAACAAAAAGTATGTAGCAAACTTGCATTTTGTATCTCAAGACCTTTTTAATGAAGAGAATGGAGGTTTAACAGATGAAAGTGTAACTTTTTTCGAATCTGGAGAAAAAGATTTTGATGATAGAGCAGTGTTAGAAGTAAACTTTGAAGATGCAGAAAGCACATTAAGAGGAAAAAGGTTTTATATAAACCATAAATATAATGTAATTAGTAAGTCAGATTCTTTAACAAGTAACAATTTAAACGTTACACACATCATGTCTTTAAAAGACAAAAACTATCTCTTCGAGCAAGATATTCAAAACGATATTTTCGGATCTAGTTTTAAAACGGAAAACCTTAGAGATCAATTCTCTTTAGAAGAATTGAGTAATCAATTACAATTAAATTATTCGAATAATATTATAGGAAACGTGCAGTTCAACGCAAGTCATACAAACTATAACTATGGTTATGATAAACTGGTTGTCTTAGACGGAAGCACAATAACCAATAGGCTAAAAGGAGATATTCTGGCCCTAGGAGGAAAGTATAATAAGCAAATTAAGGGCTTCAATTTTCAAGGAGAATTAGGAGTCAACGTATCTGGAGACTTTGGAGGGAGTTTTTTAAAAGCATCGGCATCCTATAAATTAAACAACGATTTAAGCGCCTCAGCTCAAATCAATCATAATACTTCAGCTCCCAATTATAACACGCAATTATATCAAAGTGATTATATTAACTACAATTGGAAAAATGAATTTAATACGGTAAAAACTCAACAGTTATCCTTTAATATTAAATCTCAAAAAATCGCCAACATTTCCTTAGATTTAACAACAATAAACGATTATGTTTATTTTGGATTAGACGAAACAACAAAGCTTGTAAAGCCATTTCAAAACGACAAATCAATAACCTACCTTAGGCTAAAAGCAAATAAAGAAATAAAATACAGAAACTTTGCGCTTAATAATACAGTAATGTATCAAAACGTAAAAGACGAAAACCAGGTTTTTAACGTGCCAGAAATAATAACACGTAACACGTTATATTATTCTAATCATTTGTTTAAAAAAGCAATGTACCTCCAAACCGGTATCACATTCAATTACTTCACCGCGTATAGCATGAATGGCTATGATCCAGTCTTAGCAGAGTTTTACACGCAGAATGAACAAGAGTATGGAGGTTTTCCAAGATTAGATTTTTTCGTAAACGCAAAAATTCGTCAAACAAGAATCTACATAAAAGCCGAACACTTTAACGCAGCCTTCACTGGTCATGATTATTTTTCAGCACCCAATACACCATTTAGAGATTTCAAAGTGCGTTTTGGCTTAGTTTGGAATTTCTTCCTTTAATAGAATTTATTGGGCGTTACCTTTCAGGTCGGGCTTTCGGCAGTCGCTCTCTGCGAGGAGCTTCAACAAAACCTCAATCCCTAACGCGGGTAAATAGCTATTGGCACGTTTAATCCCAATGTTTAGTACTCCAAAATATATGCGGTTATAATTCTATTCGTTCATCTGTACATTACAAAAATAATTATATGATCATTCTCAAGTACTAGAAGATAAAAACAATAAAACGAAACAAATAATAAGGTGTTAAACACCTAGTAGCGTAAAAGGATTTTATAAGAGTGAAATAGGGTATATATAATAAGGACAATCAAGATAAAAATACAGCAAAAAAAATAGCACTACAACTAACTGATTAGAAGACTTTAAAACGCATTCCAAAAATTAAAACTAAAAAACATTAAAATAAAGCTTGTGTAAGTAAAAAACGGTTGTACATTTGCAGCCGCTTAGCGCCGCAGTCAAAACGATAAGGTAAAAAGCGAAGTTCCTAAACAAGACGAAAAATAAAAATATAAAAAACTTCAAAAAAAGCTTTTTATATTAAAAAAGGTTTGTATATTTGCAGCCGCTTAAAACGTCAAAATTTAGAGCAAAAAAGTTCAGTGAAATTCAGTGTTTTTTTAGAGTGTTAAAGCTTTAATATTTTTTAAAAGAAAAACAAAAAAAACATTGCACAGAAACAAAAAGGGTTTTACATTTGCAGCCCGCTAAGTAATTTACTTATTTAGCAAATTAAAAATAAGAATACAAGTTCATAAACATATTGAATTGACAGCGTAAGTTTATAACTGGAAACGGTTGTAAACAAACAAGAGAATAAACCATTCGAGTACTAATTTAATTTCTTTGGTTGTTAAGCATATTAGTGGAAACACTTAAAAATTTAACGATGAAGAGTTTGATCCTGGCTCAGGATGAACGCTAGCGGCAGGCTTAACACATGCAAGTCGAGGGGTAACAGAGAAGCTTGCTTTTGCTGACGACCGGCGCACGGGTGCGTAACGCGTATAGAATCTACCTTATACTAAGGAATAGCCTTTGGAAACGAAGATTAATGCCTTATAGTATGATGACTTGGCATCAAGATATCATTAAAGATTACGGTATAAGATGACTATGCGTTCTATTAGCTAGATGGTGTGGTAACGGCACACCATGGCTACGATAGATAGGGGCCCTGAGAGGGGGATCCCCCACACTGGTACTGAGACACGGACCAGACTCCTACGGGAGGCAGCAGTGAGGAATATTGGACAATGGAGGCAACTCTGATCCAGCCATGCCGCGTGCAGGATGACTGCCCTATGGGTTGTAAACTGCTTTTATACAGGAAGAAACACTCTCTCGAGTAGAGAGCTTGACGGTACTGTAAGAATAAGGATCGGCTAACTCCGTGCCAGCAGCCGCGGTAATACGGAGGATCCAAGCGTTATCCGGAATCATTGGGTTTAAAGGGTCCGTAGGTGGATAATTAAGTCAGAGGTGAAATCCTGCAGCTCAACTGTAGAATTGCCTTTGATACTGGTTATCTTGAGTTATTATGAAGTAGTTAGAATATGTAGTGTAGCGGTGAAATGCATAGATATTACATAGAATACCAATTGCGAAGGCAGATTACTAATAATCAACTGACACTGATGGACGAAAGCGTGGGGAGCGAACAGGATTAGATACCCTGGTAGTCCACGCCGTAAACGATGGTCACTAGCTGTTCGAACTTCGGTTTGAGTGGCTAAGCGAAAGTGATAAGTGACCCACCTGGGGAGTACGTTCGCAAGAATGAAACTCAAAGGAATTGACGGGGGCCCGCACAAGCGGTGGAGCATGTGGTTTAATTCGATGATACGCGAGGAACCTTACCAGGGCTTAAATGTAGTGTGACAGGACTAGAGATAGTTTTTTCTTCGGACACATTACAAGGTGCTGCATGGTTGTCGTCAGCTCGTGCCGTGAGGTGTCAGGTTAAGTCCTATAACGAGCGCAACCCCTGTTGTTAGTTGCCAGCGAGTCATGTCGGGAACTCTAACAAGACTGCCAGTGCAAACTGTGAGGAAGGTGGGGATGACGTCAAATCATCACGGCCCTTACGTCCTGGGCTACACACGTGCTACAATGGTAGGGACAGAGAGCAGCCACTGGGCGACCAGGAGCGAATCTTCAAACCCTATCACAGTTCGGATCGGAGTCTGCAACTCGACTCCGTGAAGCTGGAATCGCTAGTAATCGCATATCAGCCATGATGCGGTGAATACGTTCCCGGGCCTTGTACACACCGCCCGTCAAGCCATGGAAGCTGGGAGTGCCTGAAGTCCGTCACCGTAAGGAGCGGCCTAGGGTAAAATCGGTAACTAGGGCTAAGTCGTAACAAGGTAGCCGTACCGGAAGGTGCGGCTGGAACACCTCCTTTCTAGAGAAAGACGACCAAGAATATTTATATGGAAAAAATTGTTTATTCTCCTGCTGTTAATTTAAATAAAACTTATAGTAGAGTCTCATAGCTCAGCTGGTTAGAGCGCTACACTGATAATGTAGAGGTCGGCAGTTCGAGTCTGCCTGAGACTACTAACTACTATAATAAAGGAAATTCTAGAAGTTGTCAATTCTAAATAATAAAATTCTGAATGCAATATTCGGAATTTATAATTGGGGGATTAGCTCAGCTGGCTAGAGCGCCTGCCTTGCACGCAGGAGGTCATCGGTTCGACTCCGATATTCTCCACAATTCAGTTTTAGACTGAAAAACGTTCATTGACATATTGAAAAAAGATACATGAAATTAAAGATTTGAGATTCGTCTCAATGACAATAATATT includes these proteins:
- a CDS encoding ribonuclease HII — encoded protein: MKRIYLILILLTLLFSCNSNSFKKASIYDFVPDDASIIVTINDTESLETNINNNAFINGIMPSSAYKSISKKLNYLEHINTENPVVLSFLKDKNDSLQFTISTKQVDNLFSVDSLPNYKIESLQIANKPAQKITLNNEILYTTFKDSIAIAASNKTLLETVLTKKSKNEERQKIINTINNDNTVSIILGNTNDNLIQSFFNSEALPFKDFSDYTSIDAVISQDEILFNGITKALDSSKKLINIFKNTVPQENELAKITPNNSDGFLSFTFNDFKSFKSNLDTFNKKEDSTTTTNLFDNIIEIGTIYTGENQAIVLNSIDVISTKDNLVSEHNEVENFRQVPIYDFSKPELFETTFYPLINYSEAKYYCTIDQFFIFAKNTETLENIIANYLNKTTLSSRDYYKNITKDLSNESSILQILSNDKLKDLLDLNLDTHLESTFKDYKISALQFVYDTHYAHLHGAIKKNKVKIEPNAVTELLNISLDADLLNNPQFVTNHRTKQKEIIVQDINNKLYLISNIGNILWKKQLNGPVLGKIEQLDIYKNGRLQFVFATPNRVYLLDRTGRDVTGYPLKFNDKITQPLSVFDYDKRKNYRLFVTQGKNVLLYDAKGKTVKGFKFSSAKNTINHQPQHIRIGNKDYILIKTDKKLNILNRRGQTRIKLDSNLELSNEPVFSYNSTFTTTTADGKIISIDQKGKVNTKPYNLTENHHLAATTKTLASQNENILNIKSETLELDLGNYSPVKIFYIKDKIYISVTDLQSQKVLLFDSQAKLIENFPVYGNSSIELDNIDRDKSLEFVTKGNSNSILLYEIN
- a CDS encoding ribonuclease HII; translation: MLKLKFSKFKLECGTDEAGRGCLAGPVTAAAVILPKNFKNKILNDSKQLSETKRDFLKPIIEDKAVSFAFTHVFEEEIDEINILNASILAMQRSILKLDPTPEFIIVDGNRFKPLNDIPFETIIKGDSKYSSIAAASVLAKTYRDAYMCKIHEEFPMYNWKKNKGYPTKEHREAIRKHGATKYHRKSFRLLPEQLKLEL
- a CDS encoding putative porin; translation: MNKIIFTLFLICFVSISYAQTEPKPGRIDKTSKSFSNTKNSDSLSRGASKNTSKKKIEAKITDYLIISHKNDTTYVDTTLTIQKEYKYNYLRKDEFNLMPFSNIGQTYNTLSEDFQSISLMPEFGAKARHFNYMEIEDIYYYHVPTPLTELMYKSAFEQGQLLDALFTVNTSKQFNFSIAYKGMRSLGNYQHILTSTGNFRLTTSYKTKNKKYVANLHFVSQDLFNEENGGLTDESVTFFESGEKDFDDRAVLEVNFEDAESTLRGKRFYINHKYNVISKSDSLTSNNLNVTHIMSLKDKNYLFEQDIQNDIFGSSFKTENLRDQFSLEELSNQLQLNYSNNIIGNVQFNASHTNYNYGYDKLVVLDGSTITNRLKGDILALGGKYNKQIKGFNFQGELGVNVSGDFGGSFLKASASYKLNNDLSASAQINHNTSAPNYNTQLYQSDYINYNWKNEFNTVKTQQLSFNIKSQKIANISLDLTTINDYVYFGLDETTKLVKPFQNDKSITYLRLKANKEIKYRNFALNNTVMYQNVKDENQVFNVPEIITRNTLYYSNHLFKKAMYLQTGITFNYFTAYSMNGYDPVLAEFYTQNEQEYGGFPRLDFFVNAKIRQTRIYIKAEHFNAAFTGHDYFSAPNTPFRDFKVRFGLVWNFFL